One genomic window of Halorhabdus sp. CBA1104 includes the following:
- a CDS encoding CBS domain-containing protein — MNVADVMTPREDVVTVEIPGTRDDVLEYLQERQFSSVPVVKETDEGEQFRGIVTRDSLIKHPDEDQLALLVEEVPTTTADTALENVARTIVETGEPRVPVVDGQLEGIVTITDVVRAIAEGSVDDGDRAVGDLARRDVNCVYAGTPLPVAERELSHADVPYGVVLDDDTDMCGMLTEVDVLTEAEVVEGEAETGESIANQDDEWMWEGIKAVGNSYMPTRNVEIPDEPVSEFMTADLVTVNGRRTAQEAAQLLIRHGIEQVPLVSGDDLAGIVRDIDVLKALR, encoded by the coding sequence ATGAACGTCGCGGACGTCATGACGCCACGGGAGGATGTCGTCACGGTCGAGATACCGGGCACCAGAGACGACGTCCTCGAGTATTTACAAGAACGACAGTTCTCGTCGGTCCCAGTCGTCAAAGAGACCGACGAGGGCGAACAGTTCCGCGGGATCGTCACGCGTGACTCCCTGATCAAACATCCTGATGAGGACCAGCTCGCCTTGCTCGTCGAGGAAGTACCGACGACGACTGCGGACACTGCGCTGGAAAACGTCGCTCGGACGATCGTCGAGACGGGCGAGCCACGCGTCCCGGTCGTCGACGGCCAGCTCGAAGGGATCGTCACGATCACGGACGTCGTTCGAGCGATCGCGGAAGGAAGCGTCGACGACGGTGATCGAGCAGTCGGCGACCTCGCCCGACGTGACGTCAATTGTGTCTACGCTGGGACGCCGTTGCCCGTCGCAGAACGAGAACTGTCTCACGCCGACGTTCCCTACGGGGTCGTCCTCGACGACGACACAGACATGTGTGGCATGCTGACCGAAGTCGACGTCCTAACGGAGGCTGAAGTCGTCGAAGGCGAGGCCGAGACGGGTGAATCCATCGCCAACCAGGACGACGAGTGGATGTGGGAAGGCATCAAAGCCGTCGGCAACAGCTACATGCCGACCCGGAACGTCGAGATTCCGGACGAGCCGGTCAGTGAGTTCATGACGGCCGATCTCGTGACGGTCAACGGCCGCCGGACCGCCCAGGAAGCGGCCCAGTTGCTCATCAGACACGGGATCGAGCAGGTGCCGCTAGTCTCGGGTGACGACCTCGCGGGCATCGTCCGCGACATCGACGTCCTGAAAGCGCTACGATGA
- a CDS encoding DEAD/DEAH box helicase, which yields MAATGEGEDADGEYVDGPLVETGVLEQRAYQTQLADAAATSHTLVCLPTGLGKTTVSLLVTVQRLNEAGGKALLLAPTKPLVQQHAEFYREALTIDDEAIVVFTGEVRPDDRAELWDEATVVIATPQVVENDILGSRIDLSPVTHCTFDECHRASGEYPYTFIAERYHAEAEEPLVTGMSASPGDDEEAILQVCANLGIREVEVMTEDDADVAAYTHQTSVDWERVELPEPVVEIRDGLHEVIKDRMSQLKELGVTGTTQPDVSEREIRKIQAKVQELMDADQSEGYQGMSLLAEIRKLRTAVTYAETQSVESLRRYFERLKNAARSSGASKADQRLVSEPKVREAVRKAEDFDDLHPKFRRTRVLIAQTLGIEDGERVIVFTESRDTAETLTDFLGEHFDTRKFVGQSDTEGSDGMSQSDQQETLDAFRAGEFEVLVSTSVAEEGLDVPEVDLVLFYEPVPTAIRSIQRKGRTGRQTEGAVTVLIAEDTRDEAYFWKSRQDEKRMEQELRELKDVAGEIESRLDEQVNLTAFDSSEKSADSTATDDTHEGTGRKDDDTTASDGDDDSTATENDERTETDDDGQTGLDAFAPTEADAVESTADEDDDSDDDPEGTVATAKREEGCEVVIDQRELDSAIGRDLARQEGIETRLETLEVGDYVLSDRVVVERKSVADFLDTLTGGDRSVFEQVKDDARHYDRPVVILEGEGLYEERNVHPNAIRGALASVAVDFGASVLRTADEEGTAALLATIATREQEASDREVSVHGEKQSKTLAEQQEYVVASIADVGPVTAQALLEHFSTVEAVMTANEEDLLEVGGVGEVTAERIREVVGSDYDP from the coding sequence ATGGCAGCGACAGGCGAGGGCGAAGATGCTGACGGCGAGTACGTCGACGGGCCGCTCGTCGAAACCGGCGTGCTCGAACAGCGAGCCTACCAGACCCAACTGGCAGACGCCGCGGCCACGAGCCACACCCTGGTCTGTCTGCCGACGGGGTTGGGGAAGACGACCGTCAGTCTGCTGGTGACCGTACAACGGCTCAACGAGGCTGGCGGAAAGGCCCTCCTGTTGGCCCCGACCAAGCCCCTCGTCCAGCAACACGCCGAGTTCTACCGGGAGGCATTAACGATCGACGACGAGGCAATCGTCGTCTTCACCGGCGAGGTGCGGCCCGACGACCGCGCCGAATTGTGGGACGAGGCGACAGTCGTGATCGCGACGCCGCAGGTCGTCGAGAACGACATTCTCGGCTCGCGGATCGACCTCTCTCCTGTGACCCACTGCACCTTCGACGAGTGCCACCGTGCCAGCGGCGAATACCCCTACACGTTCATCGCCGAGCGCTACCACGCCGAGGCCGAAGAGCCACTCGTGACAGGCATGAGCGCCTCACCGGGCGACGACGAGGAAGCAATCTTGCAGGTCTGTGCCAACCTCGGCATTCGGGAAGTCGAGGTGATGACCGAGGACGACGCCGACGTGGCCGCCTACACCCACCAGACGAGCGTCGACTGGGAACGTGTCGAGTTGCCTGAACCGGTCGTCGAGATCCGGGATGGCCTACACGAAGTGATCAAAGACCGGATGAGCCAGCTGAAAGAACTGGGTGTCACCGGCACGACCCAGCCCGACGTTTCCGAACGAGAGATCCGGAAGATCCAGGCCAAGGTGCAGGAGTTGATGGACGCAGACCAGTCGGAAGGCTATCAGGGGATGAGTCTACTGGCCGAAATCCGCAAACTCCGGACGGCCGTCACCTACGCCGAAACCCAAAGCGTCGAGAGTCTACGCCGGTACTTCGAGCGATTGAAAAACGCCGCTCGCTCTTCGGGGGCCTCGAAGGCCGACCAGCGGCTGGTCAGTGAACCGAAAGTCCGGGAGGCCGTCCGGAAAGCCGAGGACTTCGACGATCTGCACCCGAAATTCAGACGGACGCGCGTGCTGATCGCCCAAACGCTCGGCATCGAGGACGGCGAGCGCGTCATCGTCTTCACCGAATCCCGCGACACCGCGGAGACGCTGACGGACTTCCTGGGTGAGCACTTCGATACCCGGAAGTTCGTCGGCCAAAGCGACACCGAGGGCAGCGATGGGATGAGCCAGAGCGACCAGCAAGAAACCTTAGACGCCTTCCGCGCGGGCGAGTTCGAAGTCCTGGTCTCGACCAGTGTCGCCGAGGAGGGCCTGGACGTGCCCGAAGTCGATCTCGTCCTCTTTTACGAACCGGTTCCGACGGCGATTCGCTCGATCCAACGCAAGGGCCGGACCGGCCGCCAGACCGAAGGGGCCGTCACGGTCCTGATCGCCGAAGACACCCGCGACGAGGCCTACTTCTGGAAGTCCCGCCAGGACGAAAAGCGCATGGAGCAAGAACTCCGGGAACTGAAAGACGTCGCCGGCGAGATCGAATCCCGGCTGGACGAACAGGTCAATCTAACGGCTTTCGACAGCAGTGAAAAGAGTGCTGACAGCACGGCGACCGACGATACCCACGAAGGTACCGGGAGGAAGGACGACGATACCACGGCGTCCGACGGAGACGATGACAGCACGGCAACGGAGAACGACGAACGCACGGAAACAGACGACGACGGCCAGACCGGCCTAGACGCCTTCGCGCCGACCGAGGCGGATGCAGTCGAGTCGACTGCCGATGAGGACGACGACAGTGACGACGATCCGGAGGGGACGGTCGCCACAGCCAAGCGCGAGGAGGGGTGCGAAGTCGTCATCGATCAGCGGGAACTCGACAGCGCGATCGGGCGGGACCTCGCCCGCCAAGAAGGGATCGAGACACGCCTAGAGACCCTGGAAGTCGGCGACTACGTTCTCTCGGATCGGGTCGTCGTCGAGCGCAAATCGGTCGCTGACTTTCTGGATACCCTGACAGGCGGGGATCGGTCGGTCTTCGAGCAGGTCAAAGACGACGCCCGGCACTACGATCGGCCGGTCGTGATTCTGGAGGGCGAGGGCCTCTACGAAGAACGGAACGTCCACCCGAACGCGATCCGCGGGGCGCTGGCGTCGGTGGCGGTGGATTTCGGGGCGAGCGTCCTCCGGACAGCCGACGAGGAGGGGACTGCGGCGTTGCTCGCGACGATCGCGACCCGGGAACAGGAGGCGAGCGACCGCGAGGTGAGCGTCCACGGCGAGAAGCAATCGAAGACGCTGGCCGAACAACAGGAGTACGTCGTCGCCTCGATCGCCGACGTCGGGCCGGTGACGGCCCAGGCACTGCTCGAACACTTCAGCACCGTCGAGGCGGTGATGACCGCAAACGAAGAGGACCTGCTGGAGGTTGGCGGAGTGGGTGAGGTCACCGCCGAGCGGATTCGGGAAGTCGTCGGCAGCGACTACGATCCCTGA
- a CDS encoding sugar phosphate nucleotidyltransferase, translated as MGKKRISLTLDEDLVATLDRRIEEAGIGNRSRGVETFLTDYLRRQGIGTAVILGGRQDSSCLVEVDGEPAIAHTLAFLAAAGIDEVAVATADPAVRDHLEAEAPDVTVLYETEAMGTAGSLDRVDVAADETFLVMNGDVLCELDVADMARTHRDADALATMALTTSKETSDYGVVQMKGNRIIGFTEKPDVSESHLINAGVYLLEGAFLKRIPEGRSQLSDLFEQLAEEGEIAGYVYEGEWREVA; from the coding sequence ATGGGCAAAAAGCGGATCTCCCTCACTCTCGATGAAGATCTCGTGGCGACGTTGGATCGCCGGATCGAAGAGGCGGGAATTGGAAACCGATCGAGGGGTGTCGAAACGTTCCTCACGGACTATCTTCGCCGCCAGGGGATCGGAACTGCTGTGATTCTTGGGGGGAGACAGGATAGCTCTTGCCTCGTCGAGGTTGACGGCGAACCGGCGATCGCACATACTCTAGCGTTCCTTGCGGCAGCGGGGATCGACGAAGTCGCTGTTGCGACCGCTGATCCTGCGGTCAGGGATCATCTCGAAGCGGAGGCCCCGGATGTGACGGTTCTCTACGAGACCGAGGCCATGGGGACCGCCGGCAGTCTCGATCGGGTTGACGTCGCCGCCGACGAGACGTTTCTCGTCATGAATGGCGATGTCCTCTGTGAGTTGGATGTCGCTGACATGGCACGTACCCATCGAGACGCGGATGCTCTCGCAACGATGGCACTCACCACATCCAAGGAGACGTCCGACTACGGCGTGGTCCAGATGAAAGGCAACCGGATCATCGGATTCACTGAAAAACCGGATGTCTCGGAGTCCCACTTGATCAACGCTGGCGTGTATTTGCTCGAGGGGGCCTTCCTGAAGCGCATCCCTGAGGGTCGATCACAATTGTCCGATCTCTTCGAGCAGTTGGCCGAGGAAGGCGAGATTGCCGGCTACGTCTACGAAGGTGAGTGGCGAGAAGTCGCCTAA
- a CDS encoding dolichol kinase encodes MAGGLRDADGEIARRLVHASTSVVPLSYIFVDAIEWRHIQAFLGIAVLIALGFESFRLVAGFEWWVFDRLTRSYEQENLAGYFLGAVGLTVVAFAFSPPGSTALVEGLGRSPVAVPAMLMLTIADPFSGLLGSGELRTAKQAWVLLATFGLSTLLAAPFVPTVPAVLGGIAATVADGIKPVVGGYVIDDNLTIPIAAAVAMEGALTVL; translated from the coding sequence GTGGCGGGCGGCCTCCGGGACGCTGACGGCGAGATCGCCAGACGGCTCGTCCACGCCAGTACCAGCGTCGTTCCGCTCTCGTACATCTTCGTCGACGCGATCGAGTGGCGTCACATCCAGGCTTTTCTCGGCATAGCCGTCCTCATCGCTCTTGGCTTCGAGTCGTTCAGACTCGTCGCCGGCTTCGAGTGGTGGGTGTTCGATCGACTCACCCGGAGCTACGAACAGGAGAATCTCGCTGGGTACTTCCTCGGTGCGGTCGGGCTGACCGTGGTCGCGTTCGCCTTCTCGCCGCCGGGTTCGACGGCGCTCGTCGAGGGGCTTGGACGGTCGCCAGTCGCCGTCCCGGCGATGCTCATGCTCACCATCGCCGATCCGTTCAGCGGGCTGCTGGGATCGGGCGAACTCCGGACAGCCAAACAGGCGTGGGTGTTGCTCGCGACGTTCGGGCTCAGTACGCTGCTTGCTGCCCCGTTCGTCCCGACCGTGCCGGCGGTGCTTGGCGGGATCGCGGCGACGGTTGCCGACGGCATCAAGCCCGTCGTGGGCGGGTACGTGATCGACGACAACCTGACGATCCCGATCGCGGCCGCCGTGGCGATGGAAGGCGCACTGACGGTGCTGTAA
- the glyS gene encoding glycine--tRNA ligase gives MTQVEAQRLVELAKRRGFFLQSAGAYGGISGFYTYGPQGAALKRNVEDTWRDRFAIQEGHMEVDAPTVLPEPVFEASGHLDGFDDMLVECPECSESHRADHIIEDDPDTGIEEAESLAPERVEEVIAEYELVCPTCGTGLAGQAIEQFNLMFETNIGPGSSSPGYLRPETAQGIFIEFPQLAEYARNQLPFGVTQIGRAYRNEISPRKSLLRVREFSQAELELFVDPEEDEPDLSSVADVSARFYPATAQDCEGGGVIETTIAEVVDHSIVADPWIAYYLGVAAEWYDRIGLDMDRFRFRQHRPGELAHYSEDCWDAEGDVSDPGEDPDWIELGGFAYRADYDLSKHDSHSEEEFTIFKQYDDPVTVETPTVDPDMSYLGPEFGGAAGDVAAALETLAADDPDAFEGEEVTVEVDDESYTVPVEQTGFAVEEVTESGEHVTPHVVEPSLGIDRALYTALDHSYREDEVDGEQRTYLSLPPEVAPTTVGVFPLMDKDGLGERARELAQDLRATGLAVTYDDSGAIGRRYRRQDEVGTPYCVTVDYDTLEDGTVTIRDRDSTTQRRVAIETLGATIEALVEGEQAFEDI, from the coding sequence ATGACCCAGGTAGAGGCACAACGACTGGTCGAACTGGCCAAACGCCGCGGTTTCTTCCTCCAATCGGCCGGCGCCTACGGCGGGATCTCCGGTTTCTACACGTACGGCCCGCAGGGTGCCGCGCTGAAACGCAACGTCGAGGACACGTGGCGTGACCGCTTTGCCATCCAGGAAGGCCACATGGAGGTCGACGCGCCGACGGTCCTGCCCGAACCCGTCTTCGAAGCCTCGGGCCACCTCGATGGGTTCGACGACATGCTCGTGGAGTGTCCCGAGTGCAGCGAGTCCCACCGGGCCGACCACATAATCGAGGACGACCCCGACACTGGGATCGAGGAGGCCGAATCGCTGGCCCCCGAACGCGTCGAGGAGGTCATCGCCGAGTACGAACTCGTCTGTCCGACCTGCGGGACGGGACTTGCCGGCCAAGCTATCGAGCAGTTCAATCTGATGTTCGAGACCAATATCGGGCCGGGGTCGTCGTCACCGGGCTACCTTCGACCCGAAACAGCCCAGGGGATCTTCATCGAGTTCCCACAACTCGCAGAGTACGCCCGCAACCAGCTACCGTTCGGGGTAACACAGATCGGCCGGGCCTACCGCAACGAGATCAGCCCCCGGAAGTCACTGCTTCGCGTCCGAGAGTTCAGCCAGGCCGAACTCGAACTGTTCGTCGATCCAGAAGAAGACGAGCCGGATCTCTCGTCGGTGGCAGACGTTTCTGCACGGTTCTATCCAGCCACCGCCCAGGACTGCGAGGGCGGCGGCGTCATCGAGACCACGATCGCCGAGGTGGTCGACCACAGTATCGTCGCCGACCCGTGGATCGCCTACTACCTTGGTGTCGCTGCCGAGTGGTACGACCGCATCGGCCTAGATATGGACCGGTTCCGCTTTCGACAGCACCGCCCCGGCGAACTCGCCCACTACTCCGAGGATTGCTGGGACGCCGAAGGTGACGTCAGCGATCCCGGTGAGGACCCGGACTGGATCGAACTGGGCGGGTTCGCCTACCGGGCCGACTACGACCTCTCGAAACACGATTCCCACTCCGAAGAAGAGTTCACGATCTTCAAACAGTACGACGATCCCGTCACCGTCGAGACGCCGACGGTCGATCCGGACATGAGTTACCTCGGGCCGGAGTTCGGCGGCGCGGCCGGCGACGTGGCCGCGGCCTTGGAGACGCTTGCCGCGGACGACCCAGATGCCTTCGAAGGCGAAGAAGTAACCGTCGAGGTCGACGACGAGAGCTACACCGTCCCCGTCGAACAGACGGGCTTTGCCGTCGAGGAGGTCACTGAATCCGGCGAGCACGTCACACCGCACGTCGTCGAACCCTCGCTGGGCATCGACCGGGCGCTCTATACGGCACTCGATCACTCATACCGTGAGGACGAAGTCGACGGCGAACAGCGGACCTACCTCTCGCTCCCGCCCGAGGTCGCCCCGACGACCGTCGGCGTCTTCCCGCTGATGGACAAAGACGGGTTGGGCGAGCGCGCTCGGGAACTCGCACAGGATCTCAGAGCGACAGGCCTCGCGGTCACGTACGACGACTCGGGGGCGATCGGTCGACGCTACCGCCGTCAGGACGAAGTCGGGACACCCTACTGTGTGACCGTCGACTACGACACCCTCGAAGACGGGACCGTGACGATCCGTGACCGGGACAGCACCACCCAGCGCCGCGTCGCTATCGAGACTCTCGGGGCGACGATCGAGGCGTTAGTCGAGGGCGAGCAGGCCTTCGAGGACATCTGA